In Nocardia terpenica, the genomic window GACCTACCGGCACGTCGTGGTCGACGAGGCCCAGGAGCTGTCCGCGATGGACTGGCGGGTGCTGATGCGGCGCTGCCCGAGCCGATCCTTCACGGTGGTGGGCGATCTCGCCCAGCGCCGGTCGGTGGCCGGGGCGACCTCGTGGGGCGCGATGCTGGATCCGTATGTGCGCGGCCGCTGGGTCTACCGGTCGCTGTCGGTGAATTACCGCACCCCGGCCGAGATCATGGCCGTCGCCGCCGCCCTCCTCGCCGACTTCGCCCCCGCCGTCCAGCCCCCGGAATCGGTCCGCGCCTGCGGGGTCCGCCCCTGGTCCCGACGGGTCACCGAGGCCGAAATACCCGCCGCCATCGAGGAATTCGTCCGGGACGAGGCGGGCCGCGAGGGCACCAGCATCGTGATCGGCCCCCCGGGCGTGCCGGGCACGGTCCCGCCCTCGGACACGAAGGGCCTGGAATTCGACGCCGTCCTCGTCGTCCACCCCGACCGCATCCTCGCCGACGGCCCCCGCGGCGCCGCCGAACTCTACGTAGCCCTCACCCGCGCCACCCAACGCCTCGGCGTCCTACACCTGAACCCGCTCCCCCAACCCCTGTCCACCCTCGCCCCCGAACCCGACTCGGCCGCACCACACATCCCGGGACGCGCGGCGACGCCGCTGTAGGCCGGATCGACGAGTCCCATAGACATCCGCGCCCCTCACCGCAAGAATGGCGAGAGCGTCTTCTCACCGGAGAGCCCCCAGGGCTTTCGAGGGCTTCGGCCTCACCGGACGGTTTCTCGGTGCCGAGTGGCATCGAGGAGGTGGGAGTCGGTTCCCGACTTCGGTGAGGTGTGTCTTGATCTGTTCGGATCTGCGTCGGTATCCGCGCGTCATCGTGATCGGTGCCGGGCTCGGCGGGCTGTGCCTGGCACAGGGTTTGCGGCGATCCGGGATCGATGTGGCCGTCTATGAGCGAGATGTCAGTGCGGCCGTGCGCTCGCAAGGGCATCGGCTGCACATCGATGGGCGTGGTCGGTGGGCACTGGCCGAAACTCTTCCACCGCGGCTGTTTTCGCTGCTCTCGTCGATCGTGGGGCGGCCGACGCCGACCGTGAACGGTTTCGACCAGACGCTGCGGCCCACGGGCGTGTTCGCCGTCGACGACCCGGTGTCGGACCATGACATGCCAGCGCACACGGTGGTCGATCGTCGGGTGTTGCGGCGGATTCTGCTGACCGGACTCGATGAGGTGGTCCATTTCGGTCACAGATGCATCGGGTACGAGTGTCGGGGAGACACGGTGATGGCGCGATTCGCCGACGGCGGTACCGCCACGGGTTCGGTGTTGGTGGCCGCGGATGGTGTCGGATCGGTGATTCGGGCTCGGCGGCTGCCGCACGCGCGAGTCGTGGATTCCGGGATACGCCTGATCTACGGGCGGGTGCCGTTGACCTCCGAATTGCGTGGGGCGCTACCGGAAGTCATGTTCAGTGTCTTCAATTCCATTGTCGGACCGGGGCATCGGTTCGTCGGCATCGCGCCGGTGCAGTACCTCGAACCACCGCATGTCGCCGCGTCTCGGCTGGCGCCCGAGGTCGCGCTCGAACCGGCCGAGGACGGGCTCGCCGTGATGTTCGGCCGCCGCCTCGATCGCCTCGGGCTCTCCGATCGAGAGCTCCGCGCCGCCTCCGGTCGGCAGCTGCGCGACCTGGTGCTCGACCAACTCCACGGGTGGAATCCCTTGGTGACCCGCGTCGTTCGGGATTGGACGCCGTCGACCGTCCATCCGATCACCGTCCGCAGCAGCGTGCCGATCCCACCCTGGCCGACCTCGAACGTGACATTGCTCGGCGACGCGATTCATGCCATGAGCCCGGCCGCCGGGGCGGGCGCGAACACCGCCCTGCACGATGCCGCCGCCCTCGCCGCCGCACTGACCGACGCCGCCGACGGCCGCCCGCTCCCGGACGCGCTCGGTGCCTACGAGCGGTCCATGACCGAAGCAGGCTTCCGCATGGTTCGTCTCTCGGCAGCCAATGGCACACGAACTCTCGCGGCGGATCCGCTGCCCGAATAGCCGGGTCAGCGGATTGCGACCACCATGGCGTCGGTGATCGAGCGCCAGACTACGCCTGCTTCCAGGAATCCGGCGCGGCGGAGGTGGGTGACGTGCCAGGTGGGGGGATGTTGGATGCCCTTGATGTGGGCGTCGAAAATGGTGCGGCTGGCGGCGAATTCGTCGGTCAGGGCGGGGTCGGCGGCGACCAGGGCCCACCATTCGTCCCAGTCGAGGGCGCCGAGGGCACGGGCGCGTTCCTGATTGGCGTTCTGGATGATCTCGTCGACGGCATTGAGCATGGGGGTTTCGGGGTCGGGCATGTGGTCGGCGTTGATGAACACCCCGCCGGGACGCACCAGTCCGGCCAGGTCCGCGTACAGGCGGGACAGGGGTTCGGGCTGCATCCAGTGCAGGGCGGTGGCGGTCAGCACCGCGTCGAAGGGCTCGGCGGAGAGCTGGTCCATCCAGCGCGGTTCGGACAGGTCGGCGGTGACGAATACGATCCGGGAGTCGCCCTCGAAGGTGCCCTTCGCCATCCGCAGCAGCGTCGGATCCATGTCCACCGCAACGGAATTCGCCTCGGGCAGGCGCGCGAACAGGCGCTGGCTGATGGTGCCGGTGCCGCAGGCCAGATCCAGCACCCGGGGGGCCTTCCCGGCCACCGCCTGGACGACCTCGAGCATTACCCGGAACCGTTCCTCGCGATCGGGCATGTACAGCTCCTGCTGCCGATCCCAACTCCGCTGCCACGACTCCCAGTCCACGAAACCTCCTTGTTCGATGATCGAGCGCGCGGTCGGGCGGCCGGGCGCGGAGCGAAAGCCAACCTGCCGGTCGCCGACTTCATCAGAGGAATACGGTGATCCCGGCCGAATTCGGGCACGTCAGCGGCGGAACGGGATCAAGTGGGGGTAACCATACACGCGATGACCCGGATCGTCGGCTCCGCTCACCGGAAGCGGCGGACATAGCGCCGCTGCCAAGGGGTTTCGACGGCGTGCGGGTGGTAGTGGGCGCGGACGTAGGACACCGCCTCGGCGGCCGGGACGCCGTCCAGGACCGCCAGGCAGGCCAGGGCGGTCCCGGTCCGTCCGCGGCCGCCGCCGCACGCGAACTCGACGCGTTCGAAGGCGCTGCGGTGCAGCGCCTCGGCCAGGGTGACCCGCAGCCGAATATCGCTGCTGGGCAGGCGGAAATCGGGCCAGCGCAGCCACTGCGACTCCCAGTCGACCGGCGGCGGCGTCTTGCCGAGCAGATAGACGCCGAGGGCGGGACGGGGGCCGTCGGGCAGCGGGTGGCGCAGGCCGCGGCCGCGGACGCGGCGGCCGGAGGGCAGCCGCAGGATGCCGGGAGTGTCCTCCGGCCAGAGTTGCTCGTCGGCGGTCACGGTGCCTGCCCTTCTACGCGATGGTCGGTTCGAACTCGTAGTCCACGAGCGTGCGGACCGGTTCGAATCCGATCGCCCGATAGATCTTGT contains:
- a CDS encoding protein-tyrosine phosphatase family protein; the encoded protein is MTADEQLWPEDTPGILRLPSGRRVRGRGLRHPLPDGPRPALGVYLLGKTPPPVDWESQWLRWPDFRLPSSDIRLRVTLAEALHRSAFERVEFACGGGRGRTGTALACLAVLDGVPAAEAVSYVRAHYHPHAVETPWQRRYVRRFR
- a CDS encoding class I SAM-dependent methyltransferase, which gives rise to MDWESWQRSWDRQQELYMPDREERFRVMLEVVQAVAGKAPRVLDLACGTGTISQRLFARLPEANSVAVDMDPTLLRMAKGTFEGDSRIVFVTADLSEPRWMDQLSAEPFDAVLTATALHWMQPEPLSRLYADLAGLVRPGGVFINADHMPDPETPMLNAVDEIIQNANQERARALGALDWDEWWALVAADPALTDEFAASRTIFDAHIKGIQHPPTWHVTHLRRAGFLEAGVVWRSITDAMVVAIR
- a CDS encoding FAD-dependent oxidoreductase, with product MICSDLRRYPRVIVIGAGLGGLCLAQGLRRSGIDVAVYERDVSAAVRSQGHRLHIDGRGRWALAETLPPRLFSLLSSIVGRPTPTVNGFDQTLRPTGVFAVDDPVSDHDMPAHTVVDRRVLRRILLTGLDEVVHFGHRCIGYECRGDTVMARFADGGTATGSVLVAADGVGSVIRARRLPHARVVDSGIRLIYGRVPLTSELRGALPEVMFSVFNSIVGPGHRFVGIAPVQYLEPPHVAASRLAPEVALEPAEDGLAVMFGRRLDRLGLSDRELRAASGRQLRDLVLDQLHGWNPLVTRVVRDWTPSTVHPITVRSSVPIPPWPTSNVTLLGDAIHAMSPAAGAGANTALHDAAALAAALTDAADGRPLPDALGAYERSMTEAGFRMVRLSAANGTRTLAADPLPE